Proteins encoded together in one Impatiens glandulifera chromosome 1, dImpGla2.1, whole genome shotgun sequence window:
- the LOC124922149 gene encoding BTB/POZ domain-containing protein At1g67900, producing MKFMKLGSRPDTFYTTEAIRSVSTEVTSDLIVQIKGSRYLLHKFPLLSKCLRLQRICSQNLEASQHQMIHLPDFPGGVEAFELCAKFCYGITVTLSAYNIVAARCAAEYLQMTEDVEKGNLIYKIEVFFNSCILHGWKDSIVTLQCTKAFPMWSEDLGITSRCIDAIASKVLENPLKTNLSLSHSHSRRGNDVVSCNGHKHVNSKVWWAEDLAELNIDLYWRSIIAIKSGGKVPSNLIGDALRTYASRWLPNAPKKQSETEDATTDGNSKNRLLLESIISLLPSDKGSVSCSFLLKLLKAANILNASSSSKMELARRVGLQFEEANFNDLLIPIPIPTLVVSNKHEMIYDVDVVISILEYFLLQGQSPPTSPTRIKDGFERRRRSRSAENGEFEFQENRRSSSSSHSSKLRVARIVDRYLQEIVKDPNLPLNKFIALAEAVPDFARVDHDDLYKAIDIYLKEHPSLNKSERKRLCRMLDCKKLSMDVCMHAAQNELLPLRVVVQVLFFEQARAAMGSASGQINELPSNIKALLTAHGNNQSKPKGASLSTNATVAPDDQWSVSGLKSPKSSMSTLRMKLEEDDDKELEENFGKSSSRIKSLICAIPPRPKKILGKLWSMNRSTASEKN from the exons CTATTAG ATCGGTTTCAACTGAAGTAACGAGTGATCTCATTGTTCAAATCAAGGGTAGCAGATATTTGCTTCACAAG TTTCCCCTGCTTTCCAAATGCTTGCGTCTTCAAAGGATATGTTCACAGAATCTAGAAGCTTCCCAACACCAAATGATACACCTCCCTGATTTCCCCGGCGGCGTGGAAGCTTTCGAACTCTGCGCCAAATTCTGCTACGGCATAACGGTAACACTAAGCGCATATAACATCGTCGCCGCTAGATGCGCAGCCGAGTATCTTCAAATGACGGAGGATGTTGAGAAAGGAAACTTGATTTACAAAATTGAAGTGTTTTTCAATTCATGTATACTTCATGGATGGAAAGATTCAATTGTTACCCTTCAATGTACAAAAGCATTCCCCATGTGGTCTGAAGATCTTGGAATCACCAGCCGATGCATCGACGCGATTGCTTCTAAAGTTCTTGAAAACCCGTTGAAGACGAACTTGAGCTTGTCCCATAGCCATTCCAGAAGAGGAAACGATGTTGTTTCGTGTAACGGACATAAACATGTGAATTCGAAAGTATGGTGGGCGGAGGATTTAGCTGAATTGAATATAGATCTTTATTGGAGATCGATTATAGCAATCAAATCAGGTGGTAAAGTTCCTTCGAATCTCATTGGAGATGCGTTAAGAACTTACGCTTCAAGATGGTTACCAAACGCACCCAAGAAACAATCTGAAACAGAGGACGCGACCACGGATGGGAATTCGAAAAACAGACTTCTTCTAGAATCTATTATAAGTTTACTACCATCGGATAAAGGATCTGTTTCTTGTAGTTTCCTTTTGAAACTATTGAAAGCTGCTAATATACTTAATGCTTCGTCTTCATCGAAGATGGAATTAGCTAGAAGAGTTGGGTTGCAATTTGAGGAGGCGAATTTCAATGATCTGttaataccaataccaataccaactTTGGTGGTTTCGAACAAACATGAAATGATTTATGATGTGGATGTGGTGATTTCGATTTTGGAGTATTTCTTGTTGCAGGGACAGAGTCCTCCGACAAGTCCGACGAGAATTAAGGATGGGtttgagagaaggaggagaTCTCGGTCGGCTGAGAATGGTGAATTCGAGTTTCAAGAGAACAGGAGGTCGTCTTCTTCATCGCATAGCTCGAAATTGAGAGTGGCGAGAATTGTTGATAGGTATCTTCAAGAGATTGTTAAAGATCCCAATTTGCCACTTAATAAGTTCATAGCACTTGCTGAAGCTGTCCCGGATTTCGCAAGGGTTGATCATGATGATCTTTACAAAGCCATTGATATTTATCTCAAG GAACATCCGTCGCTAAACAAGAGCGAACGAAAGCGGCTATGCAGAATGTTGGACTGCAAGAAGTTATCAATGGATGTATGCATGCACGCAGCACAAAACGAGTTACTTCCACTAAGGGTAGTCGTTCAAGTTCTCTTCTTCGAGCAAGCCCGGGCAGCCATGGGCAGCGCAAGCGGGCAGATCAACGAGCTTCCAAGCAATATCAAAGCACTTCTAACCGCACATGGGAATAATCAATCAAAGCCAAAAGGAGCATCATTAAGCACAAATGCGACAGTTGCCCCCGACGATCAATGGAGTGTCTCGGGCTTGAAATCGCCAAAATCGAGCATGTCTACATTGAGGATGAAATTAGAGGAAGATGATGATAAAGAATTGGAGGAGAATTTTGGTAAATCTTCATCGAGAATAAAGTCTTTAATTTGTGCTATACCACCTAGACCTAAGAAAATATTGGGTAAGTTATGGTCCATGAATAGAAGTACTGCCAGTGAGAAGAATTGA